A genomic region of Coriobacteriaceae bacterium contains the following coding sequences:
- a CDS encoding MFS transporter, whose product MGGVNRGDRTMLAVLIGMGFVAAFNENTVNVALVYIQAEFDVSSVASQWLVTGYMIVSAITSAICAFLQHRFPLRRIVFAAGIVFVATSFAAMLAPGYPLLLTFRLLQAIGTGLFVPIMVTTILKVTPREQMGTVLSVGNMCLTLGPALGPVVTGAMISLLGWRTVFLPGAIVMALLLVAAVFFVSNVHETAASRLDAPSVFLASVGLTFFMYGLTQICSDIVMSACTLAIGIVFLGVFARRQHRIPDPFLNLSPFTNPAYVLACLMLGIAMMTSFSTTVLLPQYLQEGLDVSALVTGTLILLPVMCNVAFSVLGGRLFDTHGETPLLPLGYLLMAIGMLVMCLAGRGLSLVFVITGACVTFVALGLVYTATQAAGLKRLSQAEHAHGVSIMNVLVMVAGALGTSLYGGVAQAGTGGAIARGISEGAAQGAGFGDAMILGTALAAGALVLALILGKKRAGN is encoded by the coding sequence ATGGGTGGCGTGAACCGCGGCGACCGGACGATGCTCGCCGTTCTCATTGGCATGGGCTTCGTCGCCGCATTCAATGAGAACACGGTCAACGTCGCTCTCGTCTACATCCAGGCGGAGTTCGATGTCTCGAGCGTCGCATCGCAGTGGCTGGTGACGGGCTACATGATCGTCTCCGCGATAACGAGCGCGATCTGTGCGTTCCTGCAGCATCGCTTTCCCCTGCGCCGCATCGTCTTTGCCGCTGGGATTGTCTTCGTGGCAACTTCGTTCGCGGCGATGCTGGCGCCGGGCTATCCGCTTCTCCTGACCTTTCGGTTGCTGCAAGCGATCGGCACGGGGCTCTTCGTTCCCATCATGGTGACGACAATACTGAAGGTGACGCCACGCGAGCAGATGGGGACGGTGCTCTCGGTCGGAAACATGTGCCTGACGCTCGGCCCGGCGCTCGGACCGGTCGTGACAGGCGCCATGATCTCGCTTTTGGGCTGGCGCACCGTCTTTCTCCCCGGCGCCATCGTCATGGCGCTCTTGCTGGTGGCAGCGGTGTTCTTCGTATCCAACGTGCACGAGACAGCTGCGAGCAGGCTCGACGCGCCCTCGGTTTTCCTCGCATCGGTTGGGCTCACTTTCTTCATGTACGGGCTTACCCAGATATGCTCGGACATCGTCATGAGCGCCTGCACCCTCGCGATAGGCATCGTGTTCCTGGGAGTCTTCGCACGCAGACAGCATCGCATCCCCGACCCGTTTCTTAATCTATCCCCGTTTACCAATCCTGCGTATGTACTTGCTTGCCTAATGCTTGGGATTGCAATGATGACTTCGTTTTCCACGACGGTTCTGCTGCCGCAATACCTGCAGGAGGGCCTTGACGTGTCGGCGCTGGTGACCGGGACGCTCATCTTGCTGCCCGTCATGTGCAACGTCGCGTTCAGCGTTCTGGGAGGGCGCCTGTTCGACACCCATGGCGAGACGCCGTTGTTGCCATTGGGATATCTTCTCATGGCAATTGGGATGCTCGTGATGTGCTTGGCAGGACGAGGGCTTTCGCTGGTATTCGTGATCACGGGTGCCTGCGTCACATTCGTTGCCTTGGGACTCGTCTACACCGCGACGCAGGCGGCGGGACTCAAGCGCTTGTCCCAGGCCGAGCACGCACACGGCGTCTCGATCATGAACGTTCTGGTGATGGTGGCCGGCGCTCTGGGAACCTCGCTATATGGTGGGGTTGCCCAGGCGGGCACGGGCGGAGCGATTGCACGTGGGATTTCGGAAGGCGCGGCCCAGGGAGCCGGTTTTGGCGATGCGATGATCCTCGGCACCGCGCTTGCGGCTGGTGCTCTCGTCCTCGCCCTCATCCTCGGCAAGAAGCGCGCTGGGAATTAG
- a CDS encoding molybdopterin-dependent oxidoreductase, with protein sequence MASKYYEEHKDDVTWQDGEYTVTRTTTWSGPGCHDGCGVLYYTKNGKLEKVEGDPYNPFNGGTLCMRCLEMPEFVNHPQRVTSPLKRVGERGENKWEEISYDEAYDIIEEKVREIWRDYAPESISCMMGTGRNACWQVPYLCYSAFGSPNFCLGFLSGESCFQPRSAAMASMNGDFLIADMSQQFESRYDEENTEWRVPEVIMIWGNNPVRSNSDNFYGGWVVDCMQRGSKLITIDPSLTWLASRSEHWLRLRPGTDGALALGMLHVIIEEDLYDHDFVEKWTYGFDELRERCKDWTPKKVSEICWIPEEEIVAAARMYAQAKPATIQWGLPIDQAVWGIPSAMAINALWTITGNVDIPGGNIIIRNAFDQNVSYNYGFNNLAPEVQAKRIGAEYPLMAKAGFSSTAHSDSILKAIETGDPYPIKMLWLQSTNPIANMGSDAPRIYRAVKSLDFVVVVDMYMTPTAVAFADLFLPCAMSCERDSQRVWWVPLRGMKKVTQFGEVKSDEDIIIDLGKRLHPENFPFDNEIEWADNILKNETPAYGGDFDQLVNHDVWKYPEFHYRKYEIGEGRYDGQVGFNTPTGRVELYNTTMMLWGYDPLPDWEEPTSSPYRTPELFEKYPFVLTTGARSFEFFHSENRQPNTTSRELHPMPKFEMSKNAAEKLGLEDGEWCWLENQHGRCRQILRINPSLDDRVVRAEHGWWFPETEGAEPNLFGTFDSNINNLIPQCDNGVTGYGAPYKNQLCKVYKCTEENSKVMPGYHVTREDGYSKDIDESNGDVKVGMTYER encoded by the coding sequence ATGGCAAGCAAATACTACGAAGAGCATAAGGATGACGTCACCTGGCAAGATGGCGAATACACCGTGACCCGCACCACGACCTGGTCGGGCCCCGGCTGCCACGACGGCTGCGGCGTCCTCTACTACACCAAAAACGGAAAGCTCGAAAAGGTCGAGGGCGATCCGTATAACCCCTTCAACGGTGGCACCCTTTGCATGCGTTGTCTCGAGATGCCGGAGTTCGTCAATCATCCCCAACGTGTCACCTCGCCCCTCAAGCGCGTGGGCGAGCGTGGCGAGAACAAGTGGGAAGAGATCTCCTATGACGAGGCATACGACATCATCGAGGAGAAGGTCCGCGAGATCTGGCGTGACTACGCCCCCGAATCCATTTCCTGCATGATGGGCACTGGCCGTAATGCTTGCTGGCAGGTTCCTTATCTCTGCTATTCGGCATTCGGTTCGCCCAACTTCTGCCTTGGCTTCCTGTCTGGCGAATCCTGCTTCCAGCCTCGTTCCGCTGCGATGGCGTCCATGAACGGCGACTTCTTGATTGCTGACATGTCGCAGCAGTTCGAGAGCCGCTATGACGAGGAGAACACCGAGTGGCGCGTCCCCGAGGTCATCATGATTTGGGGCAACAATCCTGTCAGGTCGAACTCGGACAACTTCTACGGCGGCTGGGTCGTCGACTGCATGCAGCGCGGCTCCAAACTCATCACCATCGATCCTTCGCTCACCTGGCTCGCGTCACGTTCCGAGCATTGGCTGCGCCTACGCCCCGGTACCGATGGCGCGCTGGCTCTCGGCATGCTCCACGTCATCATCGAGGAGGACCTCTACGATCACGACTTCGTCGAGAAGTGGACCTATGGATTCGACGAGCTGCGCGAGCGCTGCAAGGATTGGACGCCCAAGAAGGTTTCCGAGATTTGCTGGATTCCGGAAGAGGAGATCGTTGCGGCTGCCCGTATGTACGCGCAGGCAAAGCCCGCCACCATCCAGTGGGGTCTCCCGATTGATCAAGCGGTCTGGGGTATTCCGTCGGCCATGGCCATCAACGCCCTGTGGACCATCACGGGCAACGTCGACATCCCTGGCGGCAACATCATCATCCGCAACGCATTTGACCAGAACGTCTCCTACAACTATGGCTTCAACAACCTTGCTCCCGAGGTCCAGGCAAAGCGCATCGGCGCCGAGTATCCCCTCATGGCCAAGGCGGGCTTCAGCTCCACGGCCCATTCCGACTCCATTCTGAAGGCCATCGAAACCGGCGACCCGTACCCCATCAAGATGCTCTGGCTGCAGTCGACCAACCCCATCGCCAACATGGGCTCGGATGCTCCGCGTATCTACCGTGCGGTAAAGTCCCTCGACTTCGTAGTCGTGGTCGACATGTACATGACGCCTACCGCGGTCGCATTCGCCGACCTGTTCCTGCCGTGTGCCATGAGCTGCGAGCGTGATAGCCAGCGCGTGTGGTGGGTCCCGCTGCGCGGCATGAAGAAGGTCACGCAGTTTGGCGAGGTCAAGTCCGATGAGGACATCATCATCGATTTGGGCAAGCGCTTGCACCCGGAGAACTTCCCGTTTGACAACGAGATCGAGTGGGCTGACAACATCCTCAAGAACGAGACGCCCGCCTATGGTGGAGATTTCGACCAGCTCGTCAACCATGACGTGTGGAAGTATCCCGAGTTCCATTACCGCAAGTACGAGATTGGCGAGGGCCGCTACGACGGCCAGGTCGGTTTCAACACTCCGACAGGTCGTGTCGAGCTCTACAACACGACCATGATGCTGTGGGGCTACGATCCGCTGCCTGATTGGGAGGAGCCGACGAGCTCTCCGTACCGTACGCCGGAGCTCTTCGAGAAGTACCCGTTCGTGCTCACGACGGGCGCCCGCTCCTTCGAGTTCTTCCACTCCGAGAATCGTCAGCCCAACACCACCTCGCGCGAGCTGCATCCCATGCCCAAGTTCGAGATGAGCAAGAATGCGGCCGAAAAGCTCGGTCTGGAAGATGGCGAGTGGTGCTGGCTCGAGAATCAGCATGGCCGCTGCCGCCAGATTCTGCGCATCAATCCGTCGCTCGACGACCGTGTGGTCCGCGCCGAGCACGGCTGGTGGTTCCCCGAGACCGAGGGCGCCGAGCCCAACCTGTTCGGCACCTTTGATTCCAACATCAACAACCTGATCCCGCAGTGCGATAACGGTGTCACCGGCTACGGAGCACCCTATAAGAACCAGCTTTGCAAGGTCTACAAGTGCACCGAGGAGAACAGCAAGGTCATGCCTGGTTATCACGTGACGAGGGAAGATGGTTATTCCAAGGACATCGACGAGTCCAACGGTGACGTGAAAGTAGGTATGACGTATGAGCGCTAA
- a CDS encoding MFS transporter, with protein MSNTAEPAGKAGPYQNVFVVAIVLFLVATAVTIMQYKIPTIMVPIMEQFAIDANTAAWTMSIFTFTGIVLALPVGMLSRKFGPKNLIIAALILDIVASVAGAFVSDIALLLVTRALEGAALVCVIACGPVVLQQTVDPARMGIATGIWMLGGMLGATFGGIFTPLLYYNTGFAGLWIGYAVFAAIALIAFVLVIKMPPVDTSAAEQVALANADKTFGERFKTEYRVFFKPNTWLFYLPHAIFQILLLAVLSFAPTALQQQGMDPALSGLVSTIPMLLAIISSLAFGAISDAMHRCKPLVIIGIVSMAICTPIMLNVTGPVFWGTLVVMGLLSMGMPTVVIAAYPQVLGDPKLMTVGMGVLLLVQSIGQFLGSLVPGMLLGPDISNWFVCGAVLCVLGLVGGLSAILCKFK; from the coding sequence ATGAGCAATACCGCTGAACCGGCGGGAAAGGCCGGTCCATACCAAAACGTCTTCGTCGTCGCGATCGTGCTGTTCCTGGTGGCGACGGCGGTCACCATCATGCAGTACAAAATCCCGACGATCATGGTTCCCATCATGGAGCAGTTTGCAATCGATGCAAACACGGCTGCATGGACCATGTCCATCTTCACGTTTACGGGCATAGTCCTTGCGTTGCCCGTGGGCATGCTTTCCAGGAAGTTTGGTCCCAAGAACCTGATCATCGCTGCGCTCATCCTGGATATCGTCGCCAGCGTGGCGGGGGCCTTCGTCAGCGACATCGCCCTGCTGCTCGTGACTCGCGCGCTCGAGGGAGCCGCCCTGGTCTGCGTCATCGCGTGTGGACCGGTCGTGTTGCAGCAGACGGTCGATCCGGCCCGCATGGGCATCGCCACTGGCATCTGGATGCTTGGCGGCATGCTGGGTGCCACTTTCGGTGGCATCTTCACGCCGCTGCTGTACTACAACACGGGCTTTGCCGGCCTGTGGATTGGCTACGCGGTTTTCGCCGCCATCGCCCTGATTGCCTTCGTACTCGTCATCAAGATGCCTCCCGTTGACACGAGTGCGGCCGAACAGGTGGCGCTTGCCAATGCGGACAAGACCTTCGGTGAACGCTTTAAAACGGAATATCGCGTCTTCTTCAAGCCGAACACCTGGCTGTTCTATCTGCCGCATGCCATTTTCCAGATTTTGCTCCTCGCCGTGCTTTCGTTTGCGCCTACTGCTTTGCAGCAGCAGGGGATGGATCCGGCGCTTTCCGGTCTGGTGAGCACCATTCCGATGCTTCTCGCCATCATCTCGTCGCTTGCGTTTGGTGCCATTTCTGACGCGATGCATCGCTGCAAGCCGCTCGTGATTATCGGTATCGTCTCCATGGCAATTTGCACGCCCATCATGCTCAACGTCACAGGCCCCGTCTTCTGGGGAACGCTCGTGGTCATGGGCTTGCTCTCCATGGGCATGCCCACCGTTGTCATCGCGGCATATCCGCAGGTGCTGGGCGATCCCAAGCTCATGACCGTTGGCATGGGCGTTTTGCTGCTCGTGCAGAGCATCGGCCAGTTCCTGGGCTCCCTTGTTCCGGGCATGCTGTTGGGTCCCGACATTTCGAACTGGTTTGTCTGTGGTGCGGTTTTGTGTGTGCTGGGCCTTGTCGGCGGCCTTTCGGCAATCCTCTGCAAATTCAAGTAA
- a CDS encoding SLC13 family permease, translating to MRLRYRLMQLLRRHWMLGTAAFVALVSMFFVPPDGAYLGYFDWKTIGCLFCVLAVASALRNAGVFDWAARAAIARFGSPRKLAMTLVLVTAAFSMAFTNDVALVIMLPLSVAALVESGQPRLVPAVFALQALAANLCGMVTPFGNPQNIYLYSYFHVELGEFLMTMAMPFLLSVVGVVFATWFMTGRGIVEDDSVSMQPQQGTSDEDVMAPAASAAMLDRRRLIVYVPLFVIALLAVFRVIPFGIAVIIVIVALLILDRDALLKVDYPLLATFLCFFVFAGNMARIPVLEEALQPLMGQWGLLTSALTSQVISNVPAAVLLSHFADAWQPLLIGVNIGGAGTFVGSLASLIAIRHFAIARTMVPRLREPDAPDTASFLRLFGIVNGAFFIALLIICQLALA from the coding sequence GTGCGCTTGCGATACCGATTGATGCAGCTGCTGCGCAGGCACTGGATGCTTGGCACCGCGGCGTTTGTCGCCCTCGTTTCCATGTTCTTCGTGCCGCCTGACGGGGCGTATCTCGGCTACTTTGACTGGAAGACCATCGGATGCCTGTTCTGCGTGCTGGCTGTTGCGAGCGCGTTGCGAAACGCAGGTGTCTTCGACTGGGCCGCCCGCGCCGCCATCGCGCGCTTCGGAAGTCCGCGCAAGCTGGCGATGACGCTCGTGCTCGTCACGGCCGCGTTTTCGATGGCGTTTACCAACGACGTCGCGCTCGTCATCATGCTGCCGCTCTCGGTGGCCGCTCTTGTCGAGTCCGGCCAACCACGGCTCGTGCCCGCCGTCTTCGCGTTGCAGGCGCTCGCGGCGAACCTCTGCGGCATGGTGACGCCGTTCGGAAATCCCCAGAACATCTATCTTTACTCCTACTTCCACGTTGAGCTGGGCGAATTCCTCATGACGATGGCCATGCCGTTTCTCCTGTCCGTCGTGGGTGTCGTCTTCGCGACTTGGTTCATGACGGGACGTGGCATTGTCGAAGACGACAGCGTTTCGATGCAGCCGCAACAGGGCACGTCAGACGAGGACGTCATGGCCCCCGCGGCTTCAGCCGCGATGCTCGACCGACGACGCCTCATAGTCTACGTGCCGCTCTTCGTCATCGCGCTACTCGCGGTCTTTCGCGTAATCCCCTTTGGCATTGCCGTCATCATCGTAATCGTGGCGCTTCTCATTCTCGATCGTGATGCGTTGCTTAAGGTCGACTATCCGCTGCTCGCTACGTTCCTCTGTTTCTTCGTCTTTGCAGGGAACATGGCGCGCATCCCGGTGCTGGAGGAAGCGCTTCAGCCGCTCATGGGACAGTGGGGCTTGCTCACCTCCGCTTTGACCAGCCAGGTCATCAGCAACGTGCCCGCCGCGGTGCTGCTCTCGCACTTTGCCGACGCGTGGCAACCGCTGCTCATCGGCGTGAATATCGGGGGAGCGGGCACCTTTGTGGGATCGCTCGCGAGCCTCATCGCGATTCGCCACTTTGCCATCGCGCGCACGATGGTCCCGCGCCTACGTGAGCCGGATGCGCCGGACACGGCGTCCTTCCTTCGTCTCTTCGGCATCGTGAACGGCGCGTTCTTCATCGCGCTGCTTATCATCTGCCAGCTTGCGCTAGCATAA
- a CDS encoding SDR family oxidoreductase, with protein MDVRKEPDVTDLRPASGRLKDKVVIVTGSTSGIGKACAILFAWEGAKVTVVGRRKDAGAAVVDRIRRDGGQAVFVNADITKEADRQAIVDGTLKAFGSIDGLLNNAGCLISKPTLELTREDWDRFTDLDGYSYLRMMQLVIPQMERQGGGAICNCTSLAAIDNDVPGGALYCFVKAGVNHMTHCIAKEFIGKGIRINNLCPGLVETEMVLTGPGTAGFDAIVERLPAGRAATALEMAYGALYLLSDESSYTSGASLIIDASQRGF; from the coding sequence ATGGACGTGCGAAAAGAACCGGATGTGACCGACCTTCGACCCGCTTCAGGACGATTGAAGGACAAGGTCGTGATTGTCACGGGGTCCACTTCGGGCATAGGAAAGGCGTGCGCCATCCTCTTTGCTTGGGAAGGGGCAAAGGTGACGGTGGTCGGCCGTCGCAAAGACGCGGGTGCAGCCGTGGTGGACCGCATCAGGCGCGACGGCGGGCAAGCCGTTTTCGTAAACGCCGACATCACGAAGGAAGCCGATCGCCAGGCCATCGTTGACGGCACCCTCAAGGCCTTTGGCTCTATCGACGGCCTGCTCAACAACGCCGGCTGCCTCATATCGAAGCCGACGCTGGAACTCACACGGGAGGATTGGGACAGGTTCACCGACTTGGACGGCTACTCCTACCTGCGCATGATGCAACTCGTCATCCCCCAGATGGAACGCCAGGGCGGAGGCGCGATTTGCAATTGCACCTCCCTCGCCGCCATTGACAATGATGTACCTGGTGGCGCGCTGTACTGCTTCGTGAAGGCTGGCGTCAACCATATGACCCACTGCATCGCCAAGGAGTTCATCGGCAAGGGCATCCGCATTAACAACTTGTGCCCTGGGCTCGTGGAAACCGAAATGGTGCTCACCGGGCCGGGAACTGCGGGCTTTGACGCCATCGTCGAGCGGCTTCCAGCGGGTCGCGCCGCTACGGCTCTCGAGATGGCCTATGGGGCGTTGTATCTGCTGTCAGATGAGTCTTCCTATACCAGCGGAGCTTCCCTGATCATCGATGCCTCTCAACGGGGATTTTAG
- a CDS encoding MOSC domain-containing protein, translating into MGTVKAVCTSTVKGIQKSEQQHIDLIPDWGIEDDAHAGPWHRQVSLLGYERIEAFKRLGADVENGSFGENIIVEGFDLKSLPVGTRFVVGDAVLELTQVGKQCHKHCAIYHKMGDCIMPREGVFCKVIKGGRVCAGDAFDIIGEVPAASSYDPYDIHASRLETSSAVA; encoded by the coding sequence ATGGGCACCGTCAAAGCCGTTTGCACCAGCACCGTCAAGGGCATTCAAAAATCCGAGCAGCAGCATATCGACCTCATTCCCGATTGGGGCATCGAGGATGATGCCCATGCCGGCCCATGGCATCGTCAGGTGAGCCTTCTCGGCTACGAGCGCATCGAGGCTTTCAAGAGGCTCGGCGCCGATGTAGAGAACGGTTCGTTTGGCGAGAACATCATCGTCGAGGGCTTCGACCTTAAATCGCTTCCCGTCGGCACGCGTTTTGTCGTGGGCGACGCGGTGCTGGAACTCACGCAGGTCGGCAAGCAGTGTCACAAGCACTGCGCGATCTACCACAAGATGGGGGACTGCATCATGCCGCGTGAAGGCGTATTCTGCAAGGTGATTAAAGGGGGACGCGTCTGTGCGGGCGACGCCTTCGACATCATTGGCGAGGTACCCGCTGCCTCTTCGTACGACCCCTACGATATCCACGCATCGCGCCTCGAGACCTCATCGGCGGTCGCCTAA
- the cysK gene encoding cysteine synthase A has translation MRIHKNVFELIGNTPLVELTNYENNHGLGARLIGKVEYFEPAGSIKDRIAKAMIDEAEANGLFDADTVIIEPTSGNTGIGLAAIAAARGNRIIITMPDTMSVERRNLMRAYGAELVLTPGADGMKGAIAKAEELAAEIPNSFIPSQFTNPANPAIHYRTTGPEIWEATDGKVDILVAGVGTGGTISGTGAYLKEQNPDVRVVAVEPADSPVLSEGRSGSHGIQGIGAGFVPETLDTDVYDEVITITNEEAFEAGRELAAHDGLLVGISSGAAVAAATKLAQRPENAGKNIVVILPDTGERYLSSAMFDFGE, from the coding sequence ATGCGCATACACAAGAACGTCTTTGAGCTCATTGGCAACACGCCGCTTGTCGAGCTGACGAATTACGAGAACAATCACGGCCTGGGCGCCAGGCTCATCGGCAAGGTCGAGTACTTCGAGCCTGCCGGCTCGATCAAGGACCGCATCGCGAAGGCCATGATCGACGAGGCCGAGGCAAACGGCCTGTTCGATGCCGACACGGTCATCATTGAGCCTACGAGCGGCAACACCGGCATTGGCCTTGCCGCCATCGCTGCCGCTCGAGGCAACCGCATCATCATCACGATGCCCGATACCATGTCTGTCGAGCGGCGCAATCTCATGCGCGCCTATGGTGCAGAGCTTGTGCTCACGCCTGGCGCAGACGGCATGAAGGGCGCCATCGCAAAGGCCGAGGAGCTTGCCGCGGAAATCCCGAACTCGTTCATTCCCTCCCAGTTCACCAACCCGGCCAACCCGGCGATTCACTATCGTACGACGGGCCCCGAGATCTGGGAGGCTACGGACGGCAAGGTTGACATTCTGGTTGCCGGTGTTGGGACGGGTGGCACGATCAGCGGCACGGGCGCGTATCTGAAGGAGCAGAACCCGGACGTGCGGGTCGTTGCCGTGGAGCCGGCGGACTCGCCCGTACTCTCGGAAGGCCGAAGCGGATCGCACGGCATACAGGGCATCGGCGCCGGTTTCGTGCCCGAGACGCTCGACACGGACGTCTACGATGAGGTCATCACAATCACCAACGAGGAGGCCTTCGAGGCGGGTCGTGAGCTTGCTGCTCATGATGGTCTGCTCGTTGGCATCTCGTCCGGTGCCGCCGTTGCCGCTGCAACGAAGCTCGCCCAACGCCCCGAGAACGCCGGCAAGAACATCGTGGTGATTCTGCCCGACACCGGCGAGCGCTACCTCAGCTCCGCCATGTTCGACTTTGGGGAGTAA
- a CDS encoding SMP-30/gluconolactonase/LRE family protein: MKKNIFALAAAIGLTIALGASLVGCGGSSGGSNAASDASAPIKADAKWEKVATVPDTAIIEGMNFRDGELWFIDVGTSRIFKLVGDEVQTVYADPEKKAMPNGAKFIDENTLLITDRAQGLCTYDVNTGEYTVKVSGVDGQNFLGLNDIVLDGQGGAYFTDPGQSDYLNPEGSVYYVNYGDGSYKVEKYAGNFAYPNGITISPDGKFLYVAEFNTNSIVLVPSKTYTDKKDTPYVFARLNGGHGPDGVLTDEAGNVYAAHLNAGEMVAVSPNGFEIGAWKLPEGATDLVSNLCIGPDGYMYMTEFGSGTIWKIPTSAKPNPLA; encoded by the coding sequence ATGAAGAAAAACATTTTCGCTTTAGCGGCCGCCATTGGTCTGACGATTGCTCTTGGAGCAAGTCTGGTTGGATGTGGTGGATCATCGGGTGGAAGCAACGCTGCATCTGATGCCAGTGCACCCATCAAAGCGGACGCTAAGTGGGAAAAGGTTGCGACCGTTCCCGACACGGCCATTATCGAGGGCATGAACTTTCGTGATGGTGAGCTCTGGTTCATCGACGTCGGCACGTCGCGTATCTTCAAGCTCGTAGGCGATGAGGTGCAGACCGTATACGCTGATCCCGAGAAAAAGGCCATGCCCAATGGTGCCAAGTTCATCGACGAAAACACGCTTCTCATCACCGACCGTGCGCAAGGACTTTGCACCTATGACGTGAACACCGGTGAGTACACGGTGAAGGTCTCTGGTGTTGACGGCCAGAACTTCCTCGGTCTGAATGACATCGTGCTTGATGGCCAGGGCGGTGCCTACTTCACTGATCCGGGTCAGTCCGACTACCTCAATCCTGAGGGCAGTGTCTACTATGTGAATTACGGCGATGGCAGTTACAAGGTCGAGAAGTATGCCGGCAACTTTGCGTATCCCAACGGCATCACCATCTCGCCCGATGGAAAGTTCCTGTACGTGGCGGAGTTCAACACCAACTCCATCGTGCTCGTGCCTTCCAAGACCTACACCGATAAGAAGGACACGCCCTACGTCTTTGCTCGCCTGAACGGTGGCCATGGTCCTGATGGCGTTCTCACCGATGAGGCTGGCAACGTTTACGCCGCCCACCTCAATGCCGGTGAGATGGTCGCGGTTTCGCCCAACGGTTTCGAGATTGGTGCCTGGAAGCTTCCCGAAGGCGCTACTGACCTCGTCAGCAATTTGTGCATCGGCCCGGATGGCTACATGTACATGACCGAGTTTGGCAGCGGTACGATCTGGAAGATCCCCACCAGCGCAAAGCCGAATCCTCTGGCGTAA
- a CDS encoding 4Fe-4S binding protein, with translation MSANALMIDYEFCTGCHACEVACKKHLEVGEGQYGIHVLQDGPRELPDGRWEYNFLPMPTSLCDMCAGRIAEGKDAACVHHCPAHCMYYGTAEEMAALAAGKAKSAVFVPVA, from the coding sequence ATGAGCGCTAACGCATTGATGATCGACTACGAGTTCTGCACCGGCTGCCACGCCTGCGAGGTCGCCTGCAAGAAGCACCTCGAGGTCGGCGAGGGCCAGTACGGCATCCACGTCCTGCAGGACGGCCCCAGGGAGCTTCCCGACGGGCGCTGGGAGTACAACTTCCTGCCCATGCCCACGTCGCTTTGCGACATGTGCGCGGGAAGGATCGCCGAGGGCAAGGACGCCGCCTGCGTGCACCACTGCCCGGCGCACTGCATGTACTACGGCACGGCCGAGGAGATGGCGGCGCTGGCCGCCGGCAAGGCCAAGAGCGCGGTGTTCGTCCCCGTCGCCTAG
- a CDS encoding 4Fe-4S binding protein, giving the protein MSANALMIDYEFCTGCHACEVACKKHLEVGEGQYGIHVLQDGPRELPDGRWEYNFLPMPTSLCDMCAGRIAEGKDAACVHHCPAHCMYYGTAEEMAALAAGKAKSAVFVPVA; this is encoded by the coding sequence ATGAGCGCTAACGCATTGATGATCGACTACGAGTTCTGCACCGGCTGCCACGCCTGCGAGGTCGCCTGCAAGAAGCACCTCGAGGTCGGCGAGGGCCAGTACGGCATCCACGTCCTGCAGGACGGCCCCAGGGAGCTTCCCGACGGGCGCTGGGAGTACAACTTCCTGCCCATGCCCACGTCGCTTTGCGACATGTGCGCAGGGCGCATCGCCGAGGGCAAGGACGCCGCCTGCGTGCACCACTGCCCGGCGCACTGCATGTACTACGGCACGGCCGAGGAGATGGCGGCGCTGGCCGCCGGCAAGGCCAAGAGCGCGGTGTTCGTCCCCGTCGCCTAG